Sequence from the Acropora muricata isolate sample 2 chromosome 10, ASM3666990v1, whole genome shotgun sequence genome:
AgtctaaggcgacttataagtcgacttataactcgtcaaaggcgacttataagtcgacttataactcgtctatggcgacttataagtcgacttataactcgtctatggcgacttataagtcgacttataactcgtctaaggcgacttataagtcgacttataactcgtctatggcgacttataagtcgacttataactcgtctaaggcgacttataagtcgacttataactcgtctatggcgacttataagtcgacttataactcgtctaaggcgacttataagtcgacttataactcgtctatggcgacttataagtcgacttataactcgtctatggcgacttataagtcgacttataactcgtctaaggcgacttataagtcgacttataactcgtctataTAGCGACTTGAAACAACAATGTGGACTTGTGCCACGTGAAGGCATGTCCACGTGACCACACTTAGTCGGTTCGAACATAGCTGTGGCGAGTGGGTGTTTTCTCTTACGTTTGTTTGTAGCTTTGCTTGTCCGTGACACACAAAGATGATGTTTGATAGCGAAGACGAGGTCGAAAGTTCCTCGATTGAACAGGTTAGTACGGAGCCCCTAATAGgacatcaaacaaaaaagttttagatggaaaaaaacaacttataagacgacttataactcgtccaAGACGACATATCAGTCTTCAAgtctaaggcgacttataagtcgacttataacccgtcaaaggcgacttataagtctacttataactcgtcaaaggcgacttataagtcgacttataactcgtcaaggcgacttataagtcgacttataactcgtctaaggcgacttataagtcgacttataactcgtctaaggcgacttataagtcgacttataactcgtctaaggcgacttataagtcgacttataactcgtctaaggcgacttataagtcgacttataactcgtctaaggcgacttataagtcgacttataactcgtctaatTCACATTTAGCCGTGTAGCTGACGGGGGACTGAACCGGGATTCAAGATGGAGGACCGGAATGACCTCATTGAACATTACTTTAATCTGGGATATGaacaaaaggaaattctttcatgtCTTCTGCTGATACATGACGAGAACCTGAGTTCTAGGCAGTTGAGGTGAAAACATTGCAAGGAGAggttttaaaaagaaggaaacataTGTCCAATCTTTCAACAGTTGTAAATCGCATAGAGCGAGAGCTTCAATGCAGTGGACGTAATATCGGTTATCGGTCCATGTGGCAAGGGCTTGTGGTCGACCATGACCTGGTTGTCGCTAAAGAAACTGTAAGACACGCTTGGGAATTTTGGATTCAGATGGTGTCGATGAGAGGTTAAGGCATAGACTGCAAAGGCGTCAATACAAAGGGAGAGGTCCAAATTTCCTATGGCACATTAACGGTTTTGATAAGCTGTAAGTGTTCTCTGTACCTAAATCGGCTCGAACAATACGTGCAGTATCCCCTGCCGCCTTCACACAGTCCACAAAATATTTTGCTATAAAAGCTGGTTCATTGTTTGAAATACTCACTTCAAGCCACAAAATTCTTCTACTGTAGCCATCTATTCCCCCGTGTATGCAAAATCCATACGGTTTCAGCTTATCAAAACCGTTAATGTGCCATAGGAAATTTGGACCTCTCCCTTTGTATTGACGCCTTTGCAGTCTATGCCTTAACCTCTCATCGACACCATCTGAATCCAAAATTCCCAAGCGTGTCTTACAGTTTCTTTAGCGACAACCAGGTCATGGTCGACCACAAGCCCTTGCCACATGGACCGATAACCGATATTACGTCCACTGCATTGAAGCTCTCGCTCTATGCGATTTACAACTGTTGAAAGATTGGACAtatgtttccttctttttaaaaccTCTCCTTGCAATGTTTTCACCTCAACTGCCTAGAACTCAGGTTCTCGTCATGTATCAGCAGAAGacatgaaagaatttccttttgttCATATCCCAGATTAAAGTAATGTTCAATGAGGTCATTCCGGTCCTCCATCTTGAATCCCGGTTCAGTCCCCCGTCAGCTACACGGCTAAATGTGAattagacgagttataagtcgacttataagtcgccttagacgagttataagtcgacttataagtcgccttagacgagttataagtcgacttataagtcgccttagacgagttataagtcgacttataagtcgccttgacgagttataagtcgacttataagtcgccttgacgagttataagtcgacttataagtcgccttgacgagttataagtcgacttataagtcgccttagacgagttataagtcgacttataagtcgccttagacgagttataagtcgacttataagtcgccttgacgagttataagtcgacttataagtcgccttgacgagttataagtcgacttataagtcgccttgacgagttataagtcgacttataagtcgccttagacgagttataagtcgacttataagtcgccttgacgagttataagtcgacttataagtcgcctttgacgagttataagtcgacttataagtcgccttagacTTGAAGACTGATATGTCGTCTgtgacgagttataagtcgtcttataagttgtttttttccatctaaaacttttttgtttgatgtcCTATTAGGGGCTCCGTAGGTTAGTCATTATGTCATCCAGATGTTTCTGCAGAAGTGAAGTGTACTTAAGGTAGTGTTGATTTAATCGCTTGCAAAATCGCGTTTGAATCTTCCTCAGCTGAATTCTGTTTATTCGTTCACTaaatcagttaaaaaaaaaaacttacgtTAGGTGCATTAGATGCATTTCGATGAGCTCACTGACACGTTTATGGAAAATGTACATTCGTACACGAGTCAGTAACGCGTGAATATAACGCCACTTTCCCCCGTCATTTTCCATCGATCAGATGTTGACCGGGATATGCGGTTTAGTGAAAAAATAGGAATCCGGAATACATAGGACAACGCAATAGGGGATGGAATGTTCGAAAGCCTGAAAGCTATGCCGATTACCTTCTAGCTGGGAAACAAGCCTTGTACCTGTGTGTTAACCATTCTTTTGACGTCAACAGGTTTGCGAGTATATGACCTCAAAATTGCATATTGTTCAATCTGTTGTCAACAAATTTAAAGAAGAAAAGGTGAGTTCAGTTACCATCGTATCATTACATGAGAACTATGTATACACGTATTAAACAGCATGAACTTGCCTCCCTCTCTTCTTGCAGCATTAAGAAGTGGTTTTCTCAGTGTTGCTActtttttggaatatttttaATGTTCAGAAATATTTTTTGGGAGTTAGTATTCTATGAGAGCCCATCCCCACCCCCACTCCCTGAGCATTTGGAGGTCAAAATGGTTTCAAACAAGTTTGCCTTGTATTTTCATATGTTTTGCTTTTATGATAATGgatataaaacaaaagaaatacagTGCAAACtagtttgaaataattttgacctaCATCATGTTAAACAAATCCCACAGCACGGTATTGAGCAGTGTGAAAATACCCCTCCTTTAGCACATTAAATTAGTATTTGTTCAACTCCAATGAGAACTGTAAATAATCGAAGAAGTAATTTTCTGACAGATATGCTTGATATGCATGTAAATTAAAGTTCACTTTGGGGCTGTTGTATAATAACTTTTACAACACATTTATCACTCATTAATTCAAAGTTGCCTTCTGTTCATATTAGCTTATGATGTTCTTGACACATAAGATACTGTGGGTCCACGAATAAATTTAAATCTCAGCATATAAGGAATAAGCATCCTTTTTTTATGCAGGGTTAATCATCATTTGTAcaaactttttcaaaaagtccTGATGTTAAATTCTCTGTTTTTGAGTAATTGACAAATACATCACTCCTAAGCAGACCTTGGGTAACAAATTTCCCACTGTCAGGAACCATAACTTATCAGTCAATCAGCCCTGTAGTTGACAAAGCCACTATATGTGGACAAGGTTTTATTAACAACCCACTGAGTACTTATTGCATTATTCTCACTAGTAAACATGCATTATTAACTAAACACAAGCTCTTTGTCTCTTAGATGTCAATTTCAGCTACTGCACATGCCACAGATAAAGATTTGAGAGACCTGGGCCTGTTGAAAAAGGGAGACATCATTTCTCTCAAGAGATACTGTCAGGAAGTATTGGAAGATGAGGACAAAAAAGGCAAGCATAAGGAGAAGGTAGCTCTTTTGGAGACCATTTtagagaaaaacaaatcaaagagAAAACTTGAAGCTCCTACAAGTGATTCAATGCAACTgttgaaaaagagaaagaaagggAAGCCATCAGAAAAGAAGTCGTTGAAAAAGATACAACTTGGTTGGCTCCACtatgatgaaaaacaaaagcgatTTGTGGCTGTGAGGCAGACAAAGGGAGGAGGGACAAGGGACGTAAATTTCACTGTTGATACCACTGCAGATGAGATCATAGAGATGGGAAAAATACTGTTCTACCCTCAAGGCTTTTGTTGCTTTGGTATTGTGGAAGATATGGAATTTTCCCTTGCCAATTACAAGCAAGAAATTATCCACTCTGTTATAGTTGATAACAAAGTTGTCCCATTTACACTGCAGCGATATATGTATTCTACCAAGCTCCCAAAAGTAAGATTATATTTAGCTTCTAAGGCTAAAATATCTGCTCACAAAGAGAAGAAACCACTTCAAGGTCAACCACCACTTACCACTGAGGCTACAGAGGATTTACCTGAAGATCCTTTTGATGAGATTCTATTTAGTCCCATGTTTGACATGCAGACAACAAGAGCTCTAAAGGCTGAACAAGACAAGGCCTATTTCGAAAGTTTGAATGAGGACAAAACAAAGACTGAAAAGAGAAAGCAAGAGTTGTTGTTGGAAATGCAGGAGGCAGAGAAACAGGAAAATATGAGGCAGGCTCGACTTCAAAGGGTACCTGATGAACCACCTCCTGGAGATGACGCAGTCCTTGTACAGGTTCGACATGTGAACCTTGGAATAATAAAACGCCGCTTTCATTCCTTTGATAAGGTAATGTCTGTATATGACTGGGTTGGATCAAGAAGTCTTCTCCCTGTTCACTTTGAACTTTCCAGTTACCAAGGCCAAGTGTTTATGCCTGAGCAGTCAGTTGTAGACATTGATAATTTGACATTGAACATGGTGGGACGTGAGGCTACTCCTGGCCTGGGGGATGACGAAATTAGTTTCATGGGCTATGGATGTCTTGGAGAAGCTGACAAGAATGACACCATCCCTTCTGATTTGTCTCATGGCAATGAAAGTTTCCTGTTATGTCCAGACATGATGGAAGTCAATACAGGGTGAGATAAACTATTGCACGTCCACAACTCTGTGTATGTACACCTCGTatgatcatgagaaaaagaggagCAATGCACTTTTAAGTCAGTAGTCACCACCAACCAAAAACAGCTTGATTGCATCAAAAGAGTATAGATTAAGAATCGCAATCTTAAACGTATTATGAACTTTTTCAAGTGATTGCACAAACAAATATCTTCCTCTTttgcaataataaattattataatttattaggCAACTTACCAAATATGTGACTTGGTATCAACAACTCTAGTAAATCAAaagaacgttttttttttgttgttttcattttcactatACCAATGACATGGTTATCAAGATTACAGGACGCACATTCCCTAATTCAATATTGTACATTCCATTAACACTAGATACAGATACTTACGTTTAATGTGACTCAATTGCACTTGCAATTAGGCATTGCGTGATGCTAATTAATATCTGGTTCTGGACAGATAACTTCTTCAGAttttcttgttactttttcaGCAGAACTGAAACCACCACCAGACCAGAAACCTTTTCTGTAAGTACTGTTGTGCATTTTCCACCACATAATATGTATTATTGCAAATAACATAGAAACAATGCAActtgtttcattaattttggcTACAGTACAGTTCTGTACACATGAATGTCTTCTTGAACCACTTTTAGTTAAAGTAAACGTTTTCCAATTGCCTCTTCAGGCATTCTTTCAGAACACTTACACTCTGTATGTAAAATTATCGCTGTGTTGAGATTATGTTGAAATTAGTCAGGCATCTCTGGCCTGCATGGCCTGTGGGGGCTGGGCACTGTTAAGAGAACCATTATGGGAGGAGACATAGAAAAAGTACATAGTGAGCGCGTTTTGTAAAACAACTGTGAGTTTCAGGTTATTAAATTGTGAGTAATATTGTCAAAAGAAGCAGTTCCTACAACTGAAATGTTAGAATCAATCAGAGGCAAAATAACCCTGCAAAACTCAACTACAACTAATACGAAGGGTTATGGATAACTCTTGCAGTTTTGTTGTGGTTAAGTTTTGCATTGCCCATCTGATTGGCCATGGCCACCACTCCTGAaagaatttaatttatttattcatggTTTTCTGGGTTTCACTGTAAGTAAGACAGTGACAGTCACATGTTATGATTCCAGACTCCAGGTATGCAATTCAGGCAAGGATATCTGCGGGAGTTCATTGAGAGACAGGGAATTTCGGCAAATTCTGAGGTATgagcaatgttttttttgcctGTTTTAGTTTTATTGTAGTCTGTCAAACCTTTATTATTTTTACCTAAGTGTGTTGGAGATGTAAGTGAATGACTGATTAACACCGTATACATTTGCTAATCTTGAACACtgcttaaaaataatttttgaaaatgttgctCTCTTAATTTTTAAATGGAATACTTGCACTACATATTCTCTGTGGGAAGTATTGACAATAATTTATATGAAAGTGGAACCACACTAGTAGTCAAGCTTAGGTACCAGTTCCTGGTTATTCAGGGCCGCAGTGGTTGCATACAGTATGACAGTCAGATCTTGGGGCATATAGGTCTAGTTTTCTATTTTCATGTAAGctattgatatatatatatcaatatatacaataaataaAAGAGCTTGCAGCTACTGTTTAGTGATTTGACTGAGAAAAGTATCACTACAAAATTTTTTTGATAAATACATAATTTACAATGAAATATATACGGTATTTCCAAAACCTGTCAGTCATTTAAATTTAATCCTTCAATGTAAATCTTTGTCTTTGAAATAGGACAGTGGAGAATCTGAATCAGGTTCACGATTAGGTAAGTACCTACCTAcctacaaacaaacaaacaaacacacatACATATATACCTACTTTATTTGTTAAAGCAGGTCGGTAGTGGCAGCTAAagagctgatgtggacctgctaaacttttaaattaaattaaaatcatATATAAAGCTACCAATAAAACTACAATACTTATTAAAACTAGGATACAAATGTTAATACTAAGGTTTAAAAAAATGACTATTTACAACAAGAGAAAATAACCTACTAATTTTAGATAGATTCAAAACATCTAAGAGGTGTGAAGATTTACTGTAGTCGCCATTTGCATACCAGTGAGAATTTAATGAAGCATGGTAGCAAAGCGCTACTATcacatgcatttttttttgtataagtTGGTCCTTTGCACAGCCTCCTCCAGGTGTTTAGCTAGTTGGCTCTCTCTCCTTTATTTCCCTATTTTCGCACTATGCCCCCAACTAACTGAAGGCCTGCAAGAGGCTATCCTTTGCATAGCCTTGCTATCCAGCCACTTTGTTCCATACAAATCCTCTATTTGTTTTAAACATTCCAACCACTATAAAATATCAGGCTTTAGTATCACAAGTCTGAAAACTAGTATCTGTTAACCATTCAACCTCCACCTATTTTTATGAGAGCATGTCATGCAAAGCACTTGTTGTGAAGAATGTATTGcacccttttgtttttcaatttcacTGTGCACCAAAAATAAGTACCTGCATTCATGCAATTGTTTAGCATGAAAGCCTACAGAGACATAATCCTGATGCTGACAATGATTGTTATCCCccatttattattgttttacagAACCTGTAATTGTGAGAGTCCACCGAACCCACTTAAGAGACGATCTGATAAAATTGTTCTCTGATCCAGAGATATTACATGAGACAATTGAGTGGAGAATAATTGATGACCATGGGAGAGAAGAAGAAGGTGTGGGAGCAGGTGTTCAAAGAGACATTTTCTCAACATTTTGGCAATCCGTTTTCTGTTCTTACACATTGGGCGATTTAGAGAAAGTGCCCTGTATCCGTCATGATCTTCAAAAGTCAGCATGGGAAGCAGTAGGTCGTGTGTTGACATATGGCTTCAAACATTGTGGCTATATTCCAGTATGTCTGTCTCCAGTGTTCCTAGCTTCCTGTCTACATGGAGAGGATCAAGTTGATGAGGCAGAGCTCCTTGCATCGTTTTCCAATTATGTTACATGTGATGAACGGGACGCCCTAAAGGTGAGCTTATCAGATAATCCTGATTGCCAAGACCCCGACCTAATGGATTTCCTGTCAAGTTACAAGTGCTTCAGGCTGCCAACTGATCAGACCATTAGGACCATAGTTGTAGAACTGGCCCACCAGGAGCTCATACAAAGGCCACGTTATGTTGCTGAATGCTGGGCCCCAGTTGTTGACACTCTTAAAACCCATGAGTGCTTTCAAAGTGTAAAAAAGATGAGGGAGCTAAATT
This genomic interval carries:
- the LOC136930423 gene encoding uncharacterized protein; protein product: SPIYYCFTEPVIVRVHRTHLRDDLIKLFSDPEILHETIEWRIIDDHGREEEGVGAGVQRDIFSTFWQSVFCSYTLGDLEKVPCIRHDLQKSAWEAVGRVLTYGFKHCGYIPVCLSPVFLASCLHGEDQVDEAELLASFSNYVTCDERDALKVSLSDNPDCQDPDLMDFLSSYKCFRLPTDQTIRTIVVELAHQELIQRPRYVAECWAPVVDTLKTHECFQSVKKMRELNSDMKPTTKKVIRALKATPTNDSQKQSFDFLKKFVRSLDGPSLKIFLKFVTGSDALVTDHISVSFIATDGLARRPIAHTCGPTLEIPSTYQVYNEMVEEFNNILRQKESWTFNIV